A single window of Desulfonatronovibrio hydrogenovorans DSM 9292 DNA harbors:
- a CDS encoding sigma-54 interaction domain-containing protein — protein MDKEKVLTPEVDRLLKKMEQICHDLAWNKFEQADDLFELTRQKRYPERIAKLAESFGMMLVKVEAREYRMEEMLKELQQARKQLLKENAGLKKGLQERFSSKKIIGRNPEMRKILDQVERIADTSVNVLITGETGTGKELIAKALHYNSLRGPSPFVAVNCSAVPETLFESELFGIEKGVATGVAMRKGLLEQAHKGTLFLDEIGDMPLSSQAKILRVLEERVITRVGGKEPIPVDIRVVAATNRDLKAETAAARFRSDLFFRLNVVSLCLPPLAERPEDLPLLVKRFMDVHCRSMNRASMKVSPEAMRALFSYSWPGNVRELENEVERLVALAYSSVIRLEDLSLSIRESARASRKSPAISTAPETGTGKDQDLKDLQDRPEAEVQSLAKAEKKLVQRALEVSQGNKTQAARLLGISREGLRKKMKRLF, from the coding sequence ATGGACAAGGAAAAAGTATTGACTCCTGAAGTGGACCGGCTGCTGAAAAAAATGGAACAGATCTGTCATGATCTGGCCTGGAACAAATTTGAGCAGGCAGATGATCTTTTTGAGTTGACCAGACAGAAGAGATACCCGGAACGTATTGCCAAACTGGCTGAATCTTTTGGCATGATGCTGGTCAAGGTGGAAGCCAGGGAATACCGCATGGAGGAAATGCTCAAGGAACTGCAGCAGGCCAGAAAGCAGCTGCTCAAAGAGAATGCCGGTCTGAAAAAAGGCCTGCAGGAACGTTTTTCCAGCAAGAAAATCATCGGCCGGAATCCTGAAATGCGAAAAATACTGGATCAGGTGGAACGCATAGCCGACACTTCAGTCAACGTACTCATCACCGGAGAGACCGGGACTGGAAAGGAGCTGATCGCCAAAGCCCTGCATTATAATTCTCTGCGGGGACCTAGTCCGTTTGTGGCGGTCAATTGTTCGGCTGTTCCGGAAACTCTGTTTGAAAGTGAGCTGTTCGGGATTGAAAAGGGGGTGGCCACAGGAGTGGCCATGCGCAAGGGCCTGCTGGAACAGGCCCACAAGGGCACGCTCTTTCTTGACGAAATCGGAGACATGCCCCTGTCCAGCCAGGCCAAGATCCTCCGGGTCCTGGAAGAGCGGGTGATAACCAGGGTCGGCGGCAAAGAGCCTATACCTGTGGACATCCGGGTGGTGGCGGCCACCAACAGGGACCTTAAGGCTGAAACAGCAGCAGCAAGGTTTCGGAGCGATCTTTTTTTCAGGCTGAATGTTGTTTCCCTGTGCCTTCCTCCCCTGGCTGAACGGCCGGAAGATCTGCCCCTGCTGGTGAAAAGATTCATGGATGTCCATTGCCGGAGCATGAACCGGGCATCCATGAAGGTCAGTCCTGAGGCCATGAGGGCTCTTTTCAGCTATTCCTGGCCGGGTAATGTCCGTGAACTGGAAAACGAGGTGGAGCGCTTGGTTGCTTTGGCGTATTCTTCAGTTATCAGGCTGGAGGATCTTTCCTTGAGTATCCGGGAGTCAGCCCGGGCCAGCCGGAAAAGTCCTGCAATCAGCACTGCTCCAGAGACTGGAACAGGAAAAGACCAGGACCTCAAAGACCTTCAGGACAGACCAGAAGCAGAAGTTCAGAGCCTGGCCAAAGCAGAAAAAAAACTTGTGCAAAGGGCCCTGGAGGTCTCTCAGGGCAACAAGACCCAGGCTGCCAGACTTCTGGGCATCAGCCGGGAAGGGCTGCGCAAGAAAATGAAAAGGCTTTTCTGA
- a CDS encoding PD-(D/E)XK nuclease family protein, with protein sequence MNFQPAEKSEVFKILEAQGELVTSTRRLSRHLNMAFARYQQQKNQLVWETPTLLPLSSWQEKAFFSAQKDRSYPSLLTPEQEKTIWQEIIAESGHDLALSGYSEMAAAAGRAFDTMIRYRFSLEELETCLESEVRVFAGWARAFMNVCSQEKFLYRAGLSDFISRLWEKNRLEIPKQLVLAGFYEFDPALNDLLRVLSRQGTSLFVLKKKSAAPNIDKVAFNEFSQEAETAACWALNLILNDPGISIGILVPGLENYRNRLVRTFDRIFHPDQLTVPTEPENRVFNLSLGEPLSTRPLVRCGLLFLDFLVRDQWDIQELSVLLNSPFIFGGSDEFPARSALDTKIRQGGQPWRTPDLVLELASDQSGPWHCPELVRIFHQAQELVQDQDPFQSPARWAAVFSRLLKLAGWPDARALNSPEFQTVQAFNSQLTKLSGLEKVLQKISYSKALSKLTSLAHTEIFQPESGQVPVQILGLLEIPGLEFDHLWVMNMNADVLPAPSKPNPFLPVDLQRKNFTPGSSPARELELAQKLMDSILQSCPNITFSYSVKKDDQDLLESPFIKKFILIEPEKVDIRPALDVSGLFRQHSRLEEIIDDHGLTLRGHQLTGGTRAFQDQALCPFKGYAIHRLGALPVEEPLFALGPVDRGNLIHRALMLTWQEIYSLEELRELKELNTLEPLLDRVAEIAVHEFARNGHVLFTAEFMDIEVLRLKTHLKNWLDLELERKDFQILALEKNEEAVINGIRIKTRLDRMDKLDNGRPVIIDYKTGAAMEKIEAMWMQERIIEPQLPIYAQAAQTTPAAVVLAQINAGAMKLHGLVDNASPILENDSQARKHRLDQADLEQALATWQERLGLIAGELKDGLALVDPLPRPGDKTCRYCHLMPLCRINDQD encoded by the coding sequence ATGAACTTTCAGCCTGCTGAAAAAAGCGAAGTATTTAAAATTCTTGAAGCCCAAGGCGAGCTGGTCACTTCCACCAGGCGTCTTTCCAGGCATCTGAACATGGCCTTTGCCCGGTACCAGCAGCAGAAAAACCAGCTGGTCTGGGAAACTCCCACCCTGCTTCCATTGAGTTCCTGGCAGGAAAAAGCCTTTTTTTCAGCTCAAAAGGACCGGTCTTACCCCAGCCTGCTCACCCCGGAACAGGAAAAGACCATCTGGCAGGAAATAATTGCCGAATCCGGTCATGACCTGGCTCTTTCAGGCTATTCAGAAATGGCTGCCGCCGCAGGCAGGGCCTTTGACACCATGATCCGCTACAGGTTTTCCCTTGAAGAACTTGAAACCTGTCTGGAAAGCGAGGTCAGAGTTTTTGCAGGGTGGGCCAGGGCTTTCATGAATGTCTGCTCCCAGGAAAAATTTCTGTACCGGGCAGGGCTGTCTGATTTTATCAGCCGGCTGTGGGAGAAAAACCGGCTGGAAATCCCCAAACAACTGGTCCTGGCCGGATTTTATGAATTTGACCCGGCTCTGAACGATCTTCTCCGGGTCCTCAGCCGGCAGGGGACCAGCCTGTTTGTCCTGAAAAAAAAATCTGCTGCTCCGAATATTGATAAGGTCGCTTTTAATGAATTCAGCCAGGAAGCAGAAACTGCCGCCTGCTGGGCCTTGAACCTGATCCTGAATGATCCCGGAATCAGCATCGGGATCCTGGTCCCGGGTCTTGAGAATTATCGAAACCGGCTGGTCCGGACCTTTGACCGGATTTTTCATCCGGATCAGCTTACTGTTCCGACTGAACCGGAAAACAGGGTATTCAACCTGTCCCTGGGTGAACCCCTGTCCACCCGGCCCCTGGTCCGCTGCGGACTTCTGTTCCTGGACTTCTTAGTCCGTGACCAGTGGGATATTCAGGAACTGAGTGTCCTTTTGAATTCTCCCTTTATCTTCGGGGGTTCTGATGAATTTCCAGCCAGATCGGCCCTGGATACAAAGATCCGCCAGGGGGGCCAGCCCTGGAGGACCCCGGACCTGGTCCTGGAGCTGGCCTCGGACCAGTCTGGACCGTGGCACTGCCCAGAACTTGTCCGGATATTTCATCAGGCCCAAGAGCTTGTTCAGGACCAGGACCCCTTTCAAAGTCCGGCCAGATGGGCAGCTGTCTTTTCCCGGCTCCTGAAACTGGCTGGCTGGCCTGATGCCAGAGCTTTAAACAGCCCGGAATTCCAGACCGTTCAAGCCTTTAACAGCCAGCTCACCAAACTGTCCGGCCTGGAAAAGGTGCTGCAAAAAATCAGTTATTCAAAAGCACTGTCCAAGCTGACCAGCCTGGCCCATACTGAAATATTTCAGCCCGAATCAGGCCAGGTTCCAGTCCAGATCCTGGGGCTGCTGGAAATTCCCGGCCTGGAATTTGACCATCTGTGGGTCATGAATATGAACGCAGATGTCCTGCCTGCTCCAAGCAAACCCAACCCGTTTCTGCCGGTGGACCTCCAGCGGAAAAACTTCACTCCTGGTTCTTCTCCGGCCCGGGAACTGGAGCTGGCCCAAAAACTGATGGATTCCATCCTTCAGTCATGTCCAAACATAACCTTCAGCTATTCGGTAAAAAAGGATGACCAGGACCTTCTGGAAAGTCCTTTTATCAAGAAATTCATATTGATTGAGCCGGAAAAAGTGGATATCCGGCCGGCCCTGGATGTTTCCGGGCTATTCCGGCAGCATTCCCGGCTTGAAGAGATAATTGACGACCACGGACTGACCCTCAGGGGCCACCAGCTGACCGGAGGGACCAGGGCCTTTCAGGACCAGGCCCTGTGTCCGTTTAAAGGATACGCAATACACCGGCTGGGTGCCCTGCCTGTTGAAGAACCATTGTTCGCCCTGGGACCGGTTGACCGGGGAAACCTGATCCACCGGGCTCTGATGCTCACCTGGCAGGAGATATATTCTCTGGAGGAACTCAGGGAACTAAAAGAGCTGAACACCCTTGAGCCCCTCCTGGACAGGGTGGCTGAGATTGCTGTGCATGAATTCGCCCGAAATGGACATGTCCTGTTTACAGCTGAATTCATGGATATCGAAGTCCTCAGACTGAAAACACACTTGAAGAACTGGCTTGATCTTGAGCTGGAACGGAAAGACTTTCAAATCCTGGCTCTGGAGAAAAACGAAGAAGCAGTTATAAACGGGATCCGGATCAAAACCAGGCTGGACCGGATGGACAAACTGGATAACGGCCGCCCGGTGATCATCGACTATAAGACCGGGGCAGCCATGGAAAAGATCGAGGCCATGTGGATGCAGGAGCGGATCATTGAACCCCAGCTGCCCATTTATGCCCAGGCCGCTCAAACCACTCCTGCAGCTGTAGTCCTGGCCCAGATCAATGCCGGAGCAATGAAGCTGCACGGACTTGTTGACAATGCCAGTCCCATCCTTGAAAACGATTCCCAGGCCAGAAAACACCGACTGGACCAGGCAGACCTGGAACAGGCCCTGGCCACCTGGCAAGAAAGACTCGGGCTCATAGCCGGTGAATTAAAGGACGGGCTGGCTTTGGTTGACCCGCTGCCCCGTCCAGGGGATAAAACCTGCAGGTATTGCCATCTTATGCCCCTGTGCAGGATCAATGACCAGGACTGA
- a CDS encoding glycoside hydrolase family 3 protein, which produces MIHFQSRKIIPVLLVWLAVSFGFAASCQAGPDQDKELAMQIGQMLMVGFRGTHVDEKSPIIRDIQQGLVGGVILFDYDVAQRSPDRNILSPDQLRELTNALQSASPTPLFIAVDQEGGRVARLKQDRGFPESVSQAWLGLQNDPDLTSRYASQTASTLQDLGINLNLAPVVDVNTNPDNPVIGLLERSFSSDPGLVARHADRVVASHRELGVLTALKHFPGHGSSTRDSHLGFTDVTETWSAVELEPYALLFESPGADMVMTAHVFNAHLDPEWPATLSHATLTGLLRTRMGYDGVIISDDMQMKAITDHFGLETALEQTIMAGADMIIFGNNLVYEQDIAARAGGVILELVKQGRIPEKRINESFARIIKLKKDLQEKGDRSS; this is translated from the coding sequence ATGATCCATTTCCAGTCCAGAAAAATAATCCCGGTCCTCCTGGTCTGGCTGGCGGTTTCATTTGGATTTGCTGCCAGCTGCCAGGCCGGCCCAGATCAGGACAAAGAACTGGCCATGCAGATCGGGCAGATGCTCATGGTCGGGTTCCGGGGTACTCATGTGGATGAAAAAAGCCCCATAATCAGGGATATCCAGCAAGGCCTGGTGGGGGGAGTGATCCTGTTTGATTACGATGTTGCCCAGCGCAGTCCGGACCGAAACATCCTTTCACCGGACCAGCTCAGAGAGCTGACAAATGCCCTGCAGTCGGCCAGCCCCACCCCCTTGTTCATTGCTGTGGACCAGGAAGGGGGGAGAGTAGCAAGGCTGAAGCAGGACCGGGGTTTTCCAGAATCAGTGTCCCAGGCCTGGCTCGGCCTGCAAAATGACCCGGATCTGACTTCAAGGTATGCTTCTCAAACCGCTTCCACCCTGCAGGACCTGGGCATCAATCTGAATCTGGCCCCGGTGGTGGACGTTAATACCAATCCGGACAACCCGGTCATCGGTCTTTTAGAGCGGAGCTTTTCCTCTGATCCAGGCCTGGTTGCCCGGCATGCGGACCGGGTTGTTGCCAGCCACCGTGAGTTGGGGGTATTAACTGCCCTGAAACACTTTCCAGGTCACGGCAGTTCAACCCGGGATTCCCATCTGGGCTTTACTGATGTCACTGAGACCTGGTCTGCAGTTGAACTTGAGCCCTATGCCCTGCTTTTTGAATCACCCGGTGCAGACATGGTCATGACCGCCCATGTGTTTAATGCTCATCTGGACCCTGAATGGCCGGCCACCCTGTCCCATGCCACCCTGACCGGCCTGTTGCGGACCAGGATGGGTTATGACGGAGTGATCATCTCTGATGACATGCAGATGAAGGCCATTACAGACCATTTCGGCCTGGAAACCGCCCTGGAACAGACCATCATGGCTGGTGCCGACATGATCATTTTTGGAAACAACCTGGTTTATGAACAGGATATTGCTGCCCGAGCCGGGGGAGTGATCCTGGAGCTGGTCAAACAGGGAAGAATTCCTGAAAAAAGAATTAACGAGTCCTTTGCCCGGATCATCAAACTCAAAAAGGACCTTCAAGAAAAAGGAGACCGATCTTCATGA
- a CDS encoding efflux RND transporter periplasmic adaptor subunit: MPAESFYQNILENMADGVMALDFKGRIIMFNSAAGRILGLDPEQAMGKPFAMIFLDQAETNDQFNQVVLDAVYQQGIGLTSTVDFARPDSSTAILSITSSYLGREDGHQDKSGVILVFSDITEIKGLQKKQEEDARKLGRAYQDLEAKNELLQRALKKVQVVRVVSSILIICLFLGIGLYYFQGNTLVKRIQESSARTSSPGQAESTYHTVQPAPLSASVSLSGQLEPLEEIVVTAPFEAMITQRNFSFGQMVEQGDLLLALDPSGLEIKLRNARSDFIKANQHLQNLLNWDTGTEMTRARRSLARARDTLALNERKLEEAELLYQSGVIPAQELESARRQKESSQEDVQSALEELESVREKAGPENIELAQMDRENAKVNLENLERQLAGRNITAPVSGVVIQPVAADDKKISLEKGSMVNSGASLLAVGDLSGVTVSTRVDEIDVHKISLGQPVQARGDAFPGITLEGVVTHISAQAVSGSGRHGAEFDVRITFPQVEERVLDLIRVGMSADLEVVVYEKKDALLVPISFVRTFQGTPMVRMVGPDNSIAEQRVQTGMTTLRSVEVLSGVNPGDRLAGW; the protein is encoded by the coding sequence ATGCCAGCTGAATCATTTTATCAGAACATTCTGGAAAACATGGCTGACGGGGTCATGGCCCTGGATTTCAAGGGCCGGATCATCATGTTCAACTCAGCTGCAGGCCGGATCCTGGGCCTTGATCCTGAGCAGGCCATGGGAAAACCGTTCGCTATGATTTTCCTGGACCAGGCTGAAACCAACGACCAGTTCAATCAGGTGGTTCTGGATGCCGTATATCAGCAGGGCATCGGTCTGACCTCCACTGTGGACTTTGCCAGGCCTGACAGCTCAACCGCCATCCTGTCCATAACCTCCTCCTACCTGGGCCGGGAAGACGGGCACCAGGATAAAAGCGGAGTCATCCTGGTTTTTTCCGACATCACCGAGATCAAGGGTCTTCAGAAAAAACAGGAAGAGGACGCCCGCAAACTGGGCCGGGCTTACCAGGACCTGGAGGCCAAAAACGAACTTTTGCAGCGGGCGTTGAAAAAAGTCCAGGTGGTCCGGGTAGTCTCAAGCATACTGATCATCTGCCTTTTTCTGGGCATAGGCCTGTACTACTTCCAGGGCAACACCCTGGTCAAAAGAATCCAGGAATCATCTGCCCGGACATCCTCTCCGGGACAGGCTGAATCAACTTATCACACTGTCCAGCCAGCTCCCCTTTCAGCCTCGGTCTCCCTGTCCGGGCAGCTGGAGCCTCTGGAGGAAATCGTTGTAACTGCGCCCTTTGAGGCCATGATCACCCAGCGTAACTTTTCCTTTGGCCAGATGGTTGAACAGGGCGATCTGCTCCTGGCCCTTGACCCCTCTGGCCTGGAAATAAAACTGCGCAACGCCAGGAGTGACTTTATCAAGGCCAACCAGCACCTCCAGAATCTTCTGAACTGGGACACGGGAACTGAAATGACCAGGGCCCGCAGAAGCCTGGCCAGGGCCAGAGATACCCTGGCCCTTAATGAAAGGAAACTGGAAGAGGCGGAACTGCTCTACCAGAGCGGTGTGATTCCGGCTCAGGAGCTTGAAAGCGCCAGGCGCCAGAAAGAAAGCTCCCAGGAGGATGTCCAGTCTGCCCTGGAGGAACTTGAATCAGTCCGGGAAAAAGCCGGCCCTGAGAATATTGAGCTGGCTCAAATGGACAGGGAAAACGCCAAAGTCAATCTGGAAAACCTGGAAAGACAACTGGCAGGCAGAAATATCACTGCTCCGGTCTCCGGGGTGGTCATCCAGCCGGTAGCAGCAGATGACAAGAAGATATCCCTGGAAAAAGGCTCCATGGTAAATTCCGGAGCAAGCCTGCTTGCTGTAGGTGATCTGAGCGGGGTTACTGTCAGCACCAGGGTAGATGAGATAGATGTTCATAAAATTTCTCTGGGTCAGCCTGTCCAGGCCAGGGGCGATGCTTTTCCGGGCATCACCCTTGAAGGTGTGGTCACCCACATTTCAGCCCAGGCCGTGTCCGGCTCAGGCAGGCATGGAGCTGAATTTGATGTCCGGATCACATTTCCCCAGGTAGAGGAAAGGGTCCTGGATCTGATCCGGGTGGGCATGTCAGCTGATCTTGAAGTGGTGGTCTATGAAAAAAAAGATGCCCTGCTGGTTCCCATTTCCTTTGTACGCACCTTCCAGGGAACTCCCATGGTCAGAATGGTTGGGCCTGACAACTCCATAGCCGAACAAAGGGTCCAAACAGGAATGACCACTCTGCGCTCAGTTGAAGTCCTGTCCGGAGTCAACCCCGGAGACAGGCTGGCAGGCTGGTGA
- a CDS encoding pentapeptide repeat-containing protein, which translates to MFRLSRTMLITAGSMLFLAVLFLSGPAPAQQVMDSCVLQPYTRCPGVCLQGANLAGINLQGAYLKNADLRNANLTNARLIHAYLYGARMEGAALTNADLSRAIWTDGRVCAFGSMGVCR; encoded by the coding sequence ATGTTCAGACTCTCAAGAACCATGCTTATCACTGCTGGATCAATGCTCTTTCTGGCAGTGCTTTTTCTATCCGGACCTGCCCCGGCCCAGCAGGTCATGGACAGCTGCGTCCTTCAGCCTTACACCAGATGCCCCGGGGTCTGTCTGCAGGGAGCAAACCTTGCAGGAATCAACCTGCAGGGCGCTTATCTCAAAAACGCAGATCTAAGAAATGCCAACCTGACCAATGCCAGGCTTATTCATGCCTATCTGTATGGGGCCAGAATGGAAGGAGCAGCCTTGACCAATGCCGACCTGAGCAGGGCCATCTGGACAGACGGCCGGGTCTGCGCCTTTGGTTCCATGGGGGTGTGCAGATGA
- a CDS encoding ABC transporter permease, translating into MMLRANIREALRSLASSKQRTVLALLGIVIGIGSVIALVSTGTIVQRESMKQFMEMGTDVLNIQLGWSRRDSGQEQGFRLEEVMALAHAGQAVTDVAPYISVYGDLRFQGERMAIPGIGVTGSFMHINQLGLVEGRFISDLDYLMYQAVVSGGLARKMREQGFHDFVGQDLYFEDRRFTIVGELAPASLGGMRPYEASEGLLIPISTAGRMNTQNRINNILAVKAGGISHEQAETVIQDYFADLPRPMQVLVRSAEQIIEHMERQMRMFTLLLGAIGSISLIVGGVGVMNVMLVSVAERRKEIGIRRALGAQKMDIQGQFLMESIILSLLGGLIGIVIGLGVSYGISWFSGWEFQIIYGALFIGVGVSAAVGVFFGYYPARQAANLTPIQALRSE; encoded by the coding sequence ATGATGCTCAGGGCCAATATCAGGGAAGCCCTGCGCAGCCTGGCTTCTTCAAAACAAAGAACTGTCCTGGCCCTGCTGGGCATTGTCATTGGGATCGGCTCGGTCATCGCCCTGGTCTCCACAGGGACCATTGTCCAGCGCGAAAGCATGAAACAGTTCATGGAAATGGGCACTGATGTCCTGAATATTCAGCTGGGCTGGTCCAGAAGAGATTCCGGACAGGAGCAGGGCTTCAGACTGGAAGAGGTCATGGCCCTGGCCCATGCAGGCCAGGCAGTGACCGATGTTGCACCATATATTTCAGTCTATGGGGACCTGCGTTTTCAGGGCGAGAGGATGGCCATTCCGGGCATTGGCGTGACCGGGTCCTTTATGCACATTAACCAGCTGGGTCTGGTGGAGGGAAGGTTCATTTCCGACCTTGACTACCTCATGTACCAGGCTGTTGTCAGCGGCGGACTGGCCAGAAAGATGAGGGAACAGGGATTCCATGATTTTGTGGGCCAGGACCTCTACTTTGAGGACCGCAGATTCACCATTGTCGGCGAACTTGCCCCTGCCTCCCTGGGCGGAATGCGACCCTATGAGGCTTCGGAAGGGCTGCTGATTCCCATTTCCACTGCCGGGCGCATGAACACCCAGAACAGGATCAACAACATCCTGGCGGTCAAGGCCGGGGGCATATCCCATGAACAGGCTGAAACAGTCATTCAGGACTATTTTGCAGACCTGCCCAGACCCATGCAGGTCCTGGTCCGCAGTGCAGAGCAGATAATCGAACATATGGAAAGACAGATGCGCATGTTCACCCTGCTTCTGGGCGCAATAGGCAGTATCTCCCTGATTGTGGGCGGAGTCGGAGTCATGAATGTCATGCTGGTTTCAGTGGCTGAACGCAGAAAGGAAATCGGAATCCGCCGGGCCCTGGGAGCCCAGAAAATGGACATCCAGGGGCAGTTCCTCATGGAGTCCATAATCCTGTCCCTTCTGGGCGGACTTATCGGCATAGTCATCGGACTGGGTGTTTCTTACGGCATATCCTGGTTTTCCGGCTGGGAATTTCAGATCATCTACGGAGCCCTGTTCATCGGTGTGGGGGTCTCTGCGGCAGTGGGGGTATTTTTCGGCTATTATCCGGCCAGACAGGCAGCCAACCTGACCCCCATCCAGGCTTTGCGCTCGGAATGA
- a CDS encoding TolC family protein has product MTLRVLNKTWLLPAIAVLYLILIVPGQSQAWETPASSGYPLVMELSLTDAVFMALRHNRSLESAYLDRVLARFNLRRDLTKFHPDLEIDLGAETDITEESTTYQGDDRPDSRVTTRSTGTYATTRISQNIPTGAELSFVWDNRARTTRTSTRDASARRQPMDTGWGVEFSQPLLKDGGWAYSTASVTKARLNEENAVRSMRDAVIDTVTLVIKNYRDLLRAYQDLKVQQESLHQARQQMELTRVLITTGRRAANEILQSEANVARQEFALENARSSLDNAHLALLNSLNIGRDITIIPTEEIAYRTVEPDLEQCLEIAFARNSGYLNALNQKEVARLSILEAENQKMWDLSLDAGYSQGWNRDRHGPDPDYRRDEWNVGLSLNIPLPLYGNAKYQRESPLLQARIALRKAAMNILTTEENLENQVRNEVRRVQSAHRQVEMARRTRQLSEQSFEVSELEFRLGRISNVDFIREQDKLRDDRLAEIQAIISYENVLTDLDRLLATSLDTWEIEFTPHRADLEEELLGRRTWMLGN; this is encoded by the coding sequence ATGACACTCAGGGTCCTGAACAAGACTTGGCTCCTGCCGGCCATCGCTGTGCTCTACCTGATCCTGATTGTACCCGGCCAGTCTCAGGCCTGGGAAACCCCGGCTTCATCAGGCTACCCACTGGTCATGGAACTGTCCCTGACTGATGCGGTGTTCATGGCCCTGCGCCACAACCGCTCTCTGGAAAGCGCCTACCTGGACAGGGTCCTGGCCAGATTCAATCTGCGCCGGGACCTGACAAAGTTCCATCCGGACCTGGAGATCGACCTGGGAGCTGAAACCGATATCACAGAAGAGTCCACTACCTATCAGGGAGATGATCGCCCTGACTCCAGAGTGACCACCCGCAGCACCGGGACCTATGCCACCACCAGGATCAGTCAGAACATACCCACCGGGGCTGAGCTGTCTTTTGTCTGGGACAACCGGGCCAGAACTACCAGGACCTCCACCCGTGACGCTTCAGCCAGAAGACAGCCCATGGATACAGGCTGGGGAGTTGAATTCAGCCAGCCCCTGCTCAAGGACGGAGGATGGGCCTACAGCACTGCCTCGGTGACCAAGGCCAGGCTTAATGAGGAAAATGCCGTCCGTTCCATGCGCGATGCTGTCATTGATACCGTGACCCTGGTCATTAAGAATTATCGAGATCTGCTGCGTGCTTACCAGGACCTGAAGGTCCAGCAGGAATCCCTGCATCAGGCCAGGCAGCAGATGGAACTAACCCGGGTGCTCATCACCACCGGACGCAGAGCAGCCAACGAGATCCTGCAGTCCGAGGCCAATGTGGCCCGGCAGGAATTCGCCCTGGAAAACGCCAGGTCCAGTCTGGACAACGCCCATCTGGCCCTTTTGAACAGCCTGAATATCGGCCGGGACATCACCATTATCCCCACAGAAGAAATAGCCTACCGGACCGTGGAGCCTGACCTTGAACAATGCCTTGAAATCGCTTTTGCCCGTAATTCAGGCTATCTGAACGCATTAAATCAGAAGGAAGTGGCCCGGCTGAGCATTCTGGAAGCTGAAAATCAGAAGATGTGGGATTTGTCCCTGGACGCAGGATACAGCCAGGGCTGGAACCGGGACCGGCACGGACCTGACCCTGATTACCGAAGGGATGAATGGAATGTGGGCCTGTCCCTGAACATTCCTCTGCCTTTGTACGGGAATGCCAAGTACCAGCGTGAAAGCCCTCTGCTCCAGGCCAGGATAGCCTTGCGCAAAGCTGCCATGAACATCCTGACCACCGAAGAAAATCTGGAAAACCAGGTCAGAAACGAAGTGCGCAGGGTCCAGTCCGCCCACAGGCAGGTGGAGATGGCCAGGCGGACCAGACAGCTCTCTGAACAGAGCTTTGAGGTCAGCGAATTGGAATTCAGGCTGGGCAGGATATCCAACGTGGACTTTATCAGGGAACAGGATAAACTGCGTGATGACCGCCTGGCTGAAATCCAGGCCATCATTTCCTATGAAAATGTTTTAACCGATCTTGACAGGCTGCTGGCCACCAGCCTTGATACCTGGGAGATTGAATTCACTCCCCACCGGGCCGATCTGGAAGAGGAACTCCTTGGCCGCAGGACCTGGATGCTGGGGAATTAA
- a CDS encoding ABC transporter ATP-binding protein, with product MSLIAMKQIFKSYQMGPVKVSVLNGVDLEVRAGELLAIVGTSGCGKSTLMNIMGFLDLPDSGRYLLNGQETSALSDRELSTIRNQKIGFVFQQFNLLPKLTALENVCLPLIYRGVREKEQVEKARENLALVDMDDRRHHKPSELSGGQQQRVAIARALCGQPAIILADEPTGALDTRVGQDIMDLFLQLNRQKKVTMVIITHDPKIAAQCQRKVHMQDGTVKDRAGSAA from the coding sequence ATGAGTCTGATTGCAATGAAACAGATCTTCAAGTCCTATCAGATGGGACCGGTCAAGGTCAGCGTCCTGAACGGAGTAGACCTTGAGGTCAGGGCTGGAGAACTTCTGGCCATTGTCGGTACTTCAGGCTGCGGCAAATCCACTCTGATGAACATCATGGGCTTTCTGGACCTCCCGGATTCCGGCCGCTACCTTCTGAACGGCCAGGAGACTTCAGCTCTGTCCGACCGTGAACTGTCCACCATCCGCAACCAGAAGATCGGCTTTGTGTTTCAGCAGTTCAACCTCCTGCCCAAGCTTACAGCCCTGGAAAATGTCTGTCTGCCCCTGATCTACCGGGGAGTCCGGGAAAAAGAACAGGTGGAAAAGGCCAGGGAGAACCTGGCCCTGGTGGACATGGATGACCGCAGACACCATAAACCCTCTGAACTTTCCGGAGGACAGCAGCAACGGGTGGCCATAGCCAGAGCCCTGTGCGGCCAGCCGGCCATCATTCTGGCTGATGAACCTACCGGGGCCCTGGATACCAGGGTCGGTCAGGACATCATGGATCTCTTTCTCCAGCTGAACAGACAAAAAAAGGTCACCATGGTCATCATCACCCATGATCCCAAAATTGCGGCCCAGTGCCAGCGAAAGGTGCACATGCAGGACGGGACTGTCAAAGACCGGGCAGGAAGTGCAGCATGA